One bacterium BMS3Abin08 genomic window carries:
- the dsvB_2 gene encoding sulfite reductase, dissimilatory-type subunit beta, with the protein MSELPQRQTDIGPPSYKDFLPPVIKKNYGQWKYHEVKSPGVMVHVAESGDQLWTVRVASPRLLSTDTIKDYCDIADNHCDGHLRFTTRHNVEFMVDDESKVESLVNELKDKGFMIGGIGPRISNVVHTQGWVHCHSAATDASGLVKAIMDELHEYFTTKELPAKVRLAVACCTNMCGAVHCSDIALVGVHRKPPKIDAERVKNMCEIPTTIASCPTNAISPDPKVKSVKIKEEKCMYCGNCYSVCPALPISDAINDGVAIVVGGKVSNSRSNPKFSKLAVPWLPNNPPRWPEVVEIIKTVLDTYAAGARKHERVGEWIERIGWEKFFKLTGLPFTMQHIDDFTFARETWRTAATFKY; encoded by the coding sequence ATGTCAGAATTACCCCAGAGACAGACAGACATTGGACCACCGAGTTACAAGGATTTTTTACCGCCTGTAATAAAGAAGAATTATGGACAGTGGAAATACCATGAAGTTAAGAGCCCCGGTGTTATGGTGCATGTGGCCGAGAGCGGAGACCAGTTGTGGACCGTGAGGGTTGCCTCACCGCGGTTGTTATCAACGGATACTATCAAGGATTACTGCGATATTGCCGATAACCACTGTGATGGTCATCTCAGGTTCACCACAAGACATAATGTTGAATTCATGGTCGATGACGAAAGCAAGGTGGAATCTCTCGTGAATGAGTTGAAAGACAAAGGATTCATGATCGGCGGTATCGGTCCCCGGATCAGTAATGTGGTTCATACACAGGGTTGGGTACACTGTCATTCAGCGGCAACCGATGCATCAGGGCTTGTCAAGGCAATAATGGATGAGCTGCATGAGTATTTTACGACAAAGGAACTCCCGGCAAAGGTGAGGCTGGCAGTGGCCTGTTGTACGAATATGTGTGGAGCGGTGCATTGCTCTGACATTGCACTTGTCGGAGTACACAGAAAGCCACCGAAGATTGACGCCGAAAGGGTTAAAAACATGTGTGAGATCCCTACCACTATTGCCTCCTGTCCCACAAATGCCATAAGCCCCGATCCCAAGGTGAAAAGCGTTAAGATTAAAGAAGAGAAGTGTATGTACTGCGGTAACTGTTATTCGGTTTGCCCTGCCCTTCCCATTTCGGATGCCATAAACGATGGGGTGGCAATAGTTGTCGGCGGTAAGGTCAGCAACTCAAGGAGTAATCCTAAGTTTTCAAAACTGGCTGTGCCGTGGCTTCCAAATAATCCGCCGAGATGGCCGGAGGTTGTTGAGATTATTAAAACGGTGCTTGATACATATGCGGCAGGTGCAAGGAAGCATGAGAGAGTTGGTGAGTGGATTGAGCGAATCGGATGGGAAAAGTTCTTTAAGCTCACCGGGCTGCCCTTTACCATGCAGCATATCGATGACTTTACATTTGCACGTGAGACATGGAGGACGGCGGCAACCTTTAAATATTAA
- the dsvA gene encoding sulfite reductase, dissimilatory-type subunit alpha has protein sequence MSMKHETPILDELEKGAFPSFVKEIKRAAEHSEYAQDLLGQLELSYKEKITHWKHGGIVGVRGYGGGVIGRYSDIPDQFPGVAHFHTLRVNQPSGFFYTSKALREVCDIWDKYGSGLTNMHGSTGDFVLLGTNSESLEPLFAELSSRGWDLGGSGSAVRTPCCCVGPGKCEWANIDTLELTDNITRTYQDEMHRPMFPYKYKFKVSGCAIDCVASIARSDCSIIGTWRDDIKIDQGEIKNYADAGMDIRTEIIDMCPTECMSYDGKEISINNEDCSRCMHCISKMTKALRPGDDKGATILIGSHAPFVRGAQLCQVIVPFMKMESPYQELKDLTDKIWEWWDEHGKNRERIGELIERRGMRDFLEAIELEPDPIMVKEPRRDPFYFWKEDELNK, from the coding sequence ATGAGTATGAAACATGAAACGCCGATACTTGACGAGCTTGAGAAGGGTGCATTCCCGAGCTTTGTCAAGGAGATCAAGAGGGCGGCCGAGCATTCAGAGTATGCTCAGGACCTTCTTGGACAGCTGGAACTCTCCTATAAGGAGAAGATAACCCACTGGAAGCATGGAGGCATTGTTGGTGTCCGTGGCTATGGAGGCGGGGTTATCGGTAGGTACTCCGATATCCCGGATCAGTTTCCAGGTGTAGCACATTTCCATACACTAAGGGTGAACCAGCCTTCCGGATTTTTTTACACTTCAAAGGCCCTCAGGGAAGTATGTGATATCTGGGATAAATACGGCAGCGGGCTTACAAATATGCATGGTTCAACAGGTGACTTTGTATTGCTCGGGACAAATTCAGAGAGCCTTGAGCCACTCTTTGCCGAGCTTTCTTCAAGGGGCTGGGACCTGGGGGGTTCAGGTTCTGCGGTCAGGACACCATGTTGCTGCGTGGGTCCCGGTAAGTGTGAGTGGGCTAATATTGATACCCTTGAGCTCACGGATAATATTACGAGGACGTACCAGGACGAGATGCACAGGCCGATGTTCCCCTACAAATACAAATTCAAGGTTTCGGGATGTGCTATTGACTGTGTAGCATCTATTGCCCGTTCCGACTGTTCTATTATCGGTACATGGAGAGACGACATCAAGATTGACCAGGGCGAAATCAAGAACTATGCGGATGCCGGTATGGATATCCGAACAGAGATTATTGATATGTGCCCCACTGAGTGCATGAGTTACGACGGTAAGGAGATTTCAATAAACAACGAGGACTGTAGCCGTTGCATGCACTGCATCTCGAAGATGACAAAGGCCCTCAGGCCGGGTGATGACAAAGGAGCCACGATTCTTATCGGTAGTCACGCACCCTTTGTGAGAGGCGCACAGCTGTGCCAGGTTATCGTTCCCTTTATGAAGATGGAGTCGCCCTACCAGGAGCTAAAGGATCTTACGGATAAGATCTGGGAGTGGTGGGACGAGCATGGCAAGAACAGGGAGAGAATAGGAGAACTCATCGAGAGGCGTGGAATGAGGGACTTCCTCGAGGCAATAGAACTTGAGCCGGATCCCATTATGGTAAAAGAACCCAGGAGAGATCCTTTCTATTTCTGGAAAGAAGATGAGTTGAATAAATAA